Proteins co-encoded in one Bacteroidota bacterium genomic window:
- the feoB gene encoding ferrous iron transport protein B, whose translation MSGSPIKIGLAGNPNSGKTSVFNQLTGLSQKVGNFTGVTVEKVSGHVSKHDKEWLVTDFPGIYSLYPKSEDERVSVNAFTEEQHSEKPDALLFIADYGQLQRSLMLFSQLADLQLPIVLAINKADLGEAAAAQAVAKEAEKIFGVKTLLISAHTGQGIGDIFPALLEAQPSYKKFWKVPAHAHMGILQQNPGKSIENMYTAFVNTVNKGQLPNALHLQETELEERTHTIAKLAGSITSKIKTVKNRETSRKIDAVLTHKITGPFIFLLALYIIFQCIYTLAQYPMDAIEAGFAWLSNASSNLFKGSLWGSLLAQGILPGIAGVVVFLPQILFLFFFLSVMEESGYMARVAFLSDKLMNKVGLNGKSVVPLLSGAACAIPAMMAARNIENKKDRLITLLVTPLMSCSARLPVYLLLIAFIVPEGNGGFLLDYRGLALMAMYVLGIVFAILVAWVFKLVLKDGTPSYFVMEMPDYQWPQFKNTAKVMVAKASSFVRQAGVIILIVSVSLWVLASFAPGDRLAKIDQKYGQTEYTQGLSEKEIENAVAAEKLAASYAGEIGRFIEPVIRPLGYDWKIGIALVSSFAAREVFVGTMATLYSLGSDESDLDVIRTKMAQEINPKTGKPVFSVAVAFSLLMFYAFALQCSSTVAVMYKETGGLKWPAIQFIYLAVLAYLAGFLTYNLLS comes from the coding sequence GGTTACCGTTGAAAAAGTATCCGGACACGTAAGCAAGCACGACAAAGAGTGGTTGGTTACTGATTTTCCCGGTATTTATAGTCTTTATCCCAAATCAGAAGATGAACGGGTGAGTGTGAATGCCTTTACAGAAGAGCAACACTCAGAAAAACCTGATGCCTTGTTGTTTATTGCCGATTACGGACAACTGCAACGCAGCTTGATGCTGTTTAGCCAACTGGCCGATTTGCAACTCCCTATTGTACTTGCGATTAACAAGGCCGATTTGGGTGAAGCTGCCGCCGCTCAGGCGGTAGCCAAAGAAGCTGAGAAAATATTCGGGGTTAAAACACTTCTTATCAGTGCCCACACAGGGCAAGGCATCGGTGATATATTTCCCGCTTTGCTCGAAGCCCAACCGTCGTACAAAAAATTCTGGAAGGTGCCTGCACATGCCCACATGGGGATATTGCAGCAAAACCCCGGCAAATCGATAGAGAATATGTACACCGCTTTTGTGAATACAGTAAACAAAGGGCAGTTGCCCAATGCTCTGCATTTGCAAGAAACTGAACTGGAAGAGCGTACACATACTATTGCTAAATTGGCGGGCAGCATCACCTCAAAAATAAAAACCGTTAAAAACCGCGAAACCTCGCGCAAGATTGATGCGGTATTAACCCACAAAATAACAGGGCCTTTTATTTTCCTGCTGGCTTTGTATATTATTTTCCAGTGCATTTATACCCTTGCCCAATACCCGATGGATGCTATAGAGGCCGGCTTTGCATGGCTTAGCAACGCAAGCAGCAACCTGTTTAAGGGCAGTTTATGGGGCAGCTTATTGGCACAAGGCATCCTACCCGGCATAGCAGGGGTGGTTGTGTTTTTGCCGCAAATTTTGTTTCTGTTCTTTTTCCTCTCAGTGATGGAAGAGAGCGGTTATATGGCTCGTGTTGCCTTTCTTTCCGATAAGCTCATGAACAAAGTAGGGTTAAACGGAAAATCAGTTGTGCCCTTGCTTAGTGGTGCGGCCTGCGCCATTCCTGCCATGATGGCTGCCCGAAATATCGAGAACAAAAAAGACCGTTTGATAACCCTTTTAGTAACTCCCCTGATGAGTTGCTCGGCGCGGTTGCCCGTATATTTACTGCTGATTGCCTTTATCGTACCCGAAGGAAACGGCGGGTTTTTGCTGGATTACAGAGGCTTGGCATTGATGGCAATGTACGTATTGGGCATTGTGTTTGCCATTTTGGTGGCATGGGTGTTTAAGTTGGTGTTGAAGGATGGTACACCTTCGTATTTTGTGATGGAAATGCCCGATTACCAATGGCCGCAGTTTAAAAACACGGCCAAAGTAATGGTTGCTAAGGCATCTTCGTTTGTGCGCCAAGCAGGTGTAATAATTCTGATAGTATCAGTATCGTTGTGGGTGCTGGCTTCATTTGCCCCCGGCGACAGGTTAGCCAAAATAGACCAGAAGTACGGCCAAACGGAATACACCCAAGGCTTATCTGAAAAAGAGATTGAGAATGCTGTGGCGGCTGAAAAACTGGCAGCTTCTTACGCAGGAGAGATAGGCAGGTTTATTGAGCCTGTGATACGCCCGTTGGGGTACGATTGGAAAATAGGGATTGCTTTGGTAAGCTCTTTTGCCGCCCGCGAGGTGTTTGTGGGCACAATGGCTACCTTGTATAGTTTGGGTAGTGATGAGAGCGATTTGGACGTGATACGGACAAAAATGGCGCAAGAAATTAACCCCAAAACAGGTAAGCCTGTGTTTAGCGTGGCCGTTGCGTTTTCGTTATTAATGTTTTATGCATTTGCCTTGCAATGTTCAAGTACGGTGGCGGTAATGTACAAAGAAACAGGGGGGCTAAAATGGCCCGCAATTCAGTTTATTTATTTGGCAGTTTTAGCATATTTGGCCGGATTTTTGACGTATAATCTACTGTCTTAA